The Pseudomonas orientalis genome contains a region encoding:
- a CDS encoding CoA-acylating methylmalonate-semialdehyde dehydrogenase, which yields MNASADISVQQVKLLINGEWVESKTTEWQDIVNPATQQVLARVPFATADEVNAAIDAAHRAFQTWKLTPIGARMRIMLKLQALIRERSKRIAVVLSNEQGKTIADAEGDIFRGLEVVEHACSIGTLQMGEFAENVAGGVDTYTLRQPIGVCAGITPFNFPAMIPLWMFPMAIACGNTFVLKPSEQDPLSTMLLVELALEAGVPAGVLNVVHGGKDVVDALCTHKDIKAVSFVGSTAVGTHVYDLAGKHGKRVQSMMGAKNHAVVLPDANREHTLNALVGAGFGAAGQRCMATSVVVLVGASKQWLPDLKALAQKLKVNAGSEAGTDVGPVISKRAKARILELIESGVKEGATLELDGRDIKVPGFEQGNFVGPTLFSGVTTDMRIYTEEIFGPVLVVLEVDTLDEAIALVNANPFGNGTGLFTQSGAAARKFQSEIDVGQVGINIPIPVPVPFFSFTGSRGSKLGDLGPYGKQVVQFYTQTKTVTSRWFDDDTVNDGVNTTINLR from the coding sequence ATGAACGCATCTGCCGATATTTCCGTACAACAGGTCAAGTTGCTGATCAACGGCGAGTGGGTCGAGTCCAAGACCACCGAATGGCAAGACATCGTCAACCCGGCCACCCAGCAAGTGCTGGCCCGCGTCCCGTTCGCCACGGCCGATGAGGTCAACGCCGCCATCGACGCCGCCCATCGCGCCTTCCAGACCTGGAAGCTGACGCCGATCGGCGCGCGCATGCGCATCATGCTCAAGCTGCAAGCCTTGATCCGCGAACGTTCCAAGCGCATTGCCGTGGTCCTCAGCAACGAGCAGGGTAAAACCATTGCCGATGCCGAGGGCGATATTTTCCGTGGCCTGGAAGTGGTGGAGCACGCCTGTTCCATCGGCACCCTGCAAATGGGCGAATTCGCTGAAAACGTCGCCGGTGGCGTGGATACCTACACGCTGCGCCAACCCATCGGCGTGTGCGCCGGCATCACCCCGTTCAACTTCCCGGCGATGATTCCGCTGTGGATGTTCCCGATGGCGATCGCGTGCGGGAATACCTTCGTCCTGAAGCCGTCTGAGCAAGACCCGCTGTCGACCATGCTGCTGGTGGAGCTGGCGCTGGAAGCCGGTGTGCCGGCCGGCGTGCTTAACGTGGTGCACGGCGGCAAGGACGTGGTGGATGCGCTGTGCACCCACAAAGACATCAAGGCCGTGTCCTTCGTCGGCTCGACCGCCGTGGGCACCCACGTCTATGACCTGGCCGGCAAGCACGGCAAGCGTGTGCAATCGATGATGGGCGCCAAGAACCACGCCGTGGTGCTGCCGGACGCCAACCGCGAACACACCCTCAATGCCTTGGTCGGTGCCGGTTTCGGCGCGGCGGGCCAGCGCTGCATGGCCACCTCGGTGGTGGTGCTGGTGGGGGCGTCGAAACAATGGCTGCCGGACCTCAAGGCGCTGGCGCAAAAGCTCAAGGTCAACGCCGGCAGCGAGGCCGGTACGGATGTGGGCCCGGTGATCTCCAAGCGCGCCAAGGCACGCATCCTGGAGCTGATCGAAAGCGGCGTGAAAGAAGGCGCCACGCTGGAGCTGGACGGCCGCGACATCAAGGTGCCGGGCTTCGAGCAAGGCAACTTTGTCGGCCCGACCCTGTTTTCGGGCGTGACCACCGACATGCGCATCTACACCGAGGAAATCTTCGGCCCGGTGCTGGTGGTGCTGGAGGTCGACACCCTCGATGAGGCCATTGCGCTGGTCAACGCCAACCCGTTCGGCAACGGCACCGGCCTGTTCACCCAGAGCGGCGCGGCGGCGCGCAAGTTCCAGAGTGAAATCGATGTAGGCCAGGTCGGCATCAACATTCCGATCCCGGTGCCGGTGCCGTTTTTCAGCTTCACCGGCTCCCGTGGTTCCAAACTCGGCGATCTCGGCCCGTACGGCAAGCAGGTGGTGCAGTTCTACACCCAGACCAAGACCGTCACCAGCCGCTGGTTCGATGACGACACGGTCAACGATGGCGTCAACACCACCATCAACCTGCGCTGA
- the mmsB gene encoding 3-hydroxyisobutyrate dehydrogenase: MKIAFIGLGNMGAPMARNLIKAGHALNLFDLNQTVLKELAELGGHISESPRDAAQGAELVITMLPAAAHVRSVWLNEDGVLAGIGNGILAVDCSTIDPQTARDVAAAAARQGVVMADAPVSGGTGGAQAGTLTFMVGATPELFATLQPVLAQMGRNIVHCGEVGTGQIAKICNNLLLGISMVGVSEAMALGDALGIDTQVLAGIINSSTGRCWSSDTYNPWPGVIETAPSSRGYTGGFGADLMLKDLGLATEAARQAKQPVILGAVAQQLYQSMSQRGEGGKDFSAIINSYRKPE, from the coding sequence ATGAAGATTGCATTTATCGGCCTGGGCAACATGGGCGCGCCCATGGCCCGCAACCTGATCAAGGCCGGGCACGCGCTGAACCTGTTCGACCTGAACCAGACCGTGCTCAAGGAACTGGCCGAGTTGGGCGGCCATATCAGCGAGTCCCCGCGTGACGCGGCCCAGGGCGCTGAATTGGTGATTACCATGCTGCCGGCCGCCGCCCATGTGCGCAGCGTGTGGCTGAATGAAGACGGTGTGCTCGCCGGCATCGGCAACGGCATCCTCGCCGTGGATTGCAGCACCATTGACCCGCAGACCGCCCGCGATGTTGCGGCCGCCGCCGCCCGGCAAGGCGTAGTGATGGCCGACGCCCCGGTGTCCGGCGGCACCGGCGGGGCGCAAGCCGGCACGCTGACCTTCATGGTCGGCGCTACGCCTGAACTGTTCGCCACCCTGCAACCGGTGCTGGCGCAGATGGGCCGCAACATCGTGCACTGCGGCGAGGTGGGCACCGGGCAAATCGCCAAGATCTGCAACAACCTTCTGCTGGGCATCAGCATGGTCGGCGTCAGTGAGGCGATGGCCCTGGGCGATGCGCTGGGTATCGACACGCAAGTGCTGGCCGGGATCATCAACAGCTCAACCGGGCGTTGCTGGAGTTCGGACACCTACAATCCATGGCCGGGCGTGATTGAAACTGCGCCGTCGTCGCGCGGTTATACCGGCGGTTTTGGCGCCGACCTGATGCTCAAGGACCTGGGCCTGGCCACCGAAGCGGCGCGCCAGGCAAAACAGCCGGTGATCCTCGGTGCAGTGGCCCAGCAGTTGTATCAATCGATGAGCCAGCGTGGGGAAGGGGGCAAGGACTTTTCGGCGATCATTAACAGCTATCGCAAGCCTGAATGA
- a CDS encoding YfiR family protein codes for MNVAVSLIERSLSWRRLLQVALLCLLAPQVWAQTPSLAEHRAQAVTQVVLGILSYARWPVEPAQLRLCIVGPTQYTDDLIKGTTQATGRPVTVRRLLANHPDIVSACDAVYIGKLSADERTALFASLIGHPVLSISEGGDQCTVGSLFCLRVSDAQVSFEVNLDSVARSGVRIHPSVLQLSRRRAPTP; via the coding sequence ATGAATGTGGCTGTCTCGCTCATAGAGCGCAGTTTGAGCTGGAGACGCCTGTTGCAGGTAGCGTTGCTATGCCTGCTCGCTCCGCAGGTCTGGGCTCAAACACCCAGCCTGGCCGAGCATCGCGCGCAGGCGGTCACCCAGGTTGTGCTGGGGATTCTCAGTTATGCCCGTTGGCCGGTGGAGCCTGCGCAACTGCGCTTGTGCATCGTCGGGCCCACCCAGTACACCGACGACCTGATCAAGGGCACCACTCAGGCGACCGGCCGTCCAGTGACGGTGCGACGCCTGCTGGCCAACCATCCCGATATCGTCAGTGCCTGCGACGCCGTCTACATCGGCAAACTCAGCGCTGACGAGCGCACCGCGTTGTTTGCCTCATTGATCGGCCATCCGGTGCTCAGCATCAGCGAAGGCGGCGACCAATGCACCGTGGGCAGCCTGTTCTGCCTGCGGGTGAGTGATGCGCAAGTGTCGTTTGAGGTGAACCTGGATTCCGTTGCCCGCAGCGGCGTACGCATTCACCCCAGCGTGCTGCAACTGTCGCGCCGTCGAGCGCCGACGCCATGA
- a CDS encoding OmpA family protein, whose protein sequence is MFSHSRVLFITLLLACLALGGCQTAPPKGLSPAQVAVLKQQGFELTDDGWAFGLSGKVLFGSDVETLNKPSTDIVERIGKALVGAGIERVRVDGHTDASGKELYNQALSLRRAESVGKVLSSVGMKQQNIQLRGLGSSEPVAENTTAAGRTENRRVSIVVIAD, encoded by the coding sequence TTGTTCTCTCACTCACGTGTGCTATTCATCACCCTGCTTCTCGCCTGCCTGGCCCTCGGCGGCTGCCAGACCGCACCGCCCAAAGGCCTGAGCCCGGCGCAAGTGGCCGTGCTCAAACAGCAGGGTTTCGAGTTGACTGACGATGGCTGGGCCTTCGGCTTGTCTGGCAAAGTGCTGTTTGGCAGTGACGTCGAAACCCTCAACAAGCCCAGCACCGACATCGTCGAACGCATCGGCAAGGCCCTGGTGGGCGCAGGCATCGAACGCGTACGCGTCGACGGCCACACCGACGCGTCGGGCAAGGAACTCTACAACCAGGCCTTGTCCCTGCGCCGTGCTGAAAGTGTGGGCAAGGTGTTGAGCAGCGTGGGCATGAAACAACAGAACATCCAACTACGCGGCCTGGGCAGCAGCGAGCCGGTGGCGGAAAATACAACGGCGGCGGGGCGCACCGAAAATCGACGCGTGTCGATTGTAGTCATCGCGGACTAA
- the kynB gene encoding arylformamidase, whose amino-acid sequence MNPIKTWWDISPPLSAATPTWPGDTPFQEERVWQFGPECPVNVGRVTLSPHTGAHVDAPLHYSADGAPIGEVSLDVYMGPCRVLHCLGSGALVQPHQLQGRVDNLPERVLLRTYPQAPLTQWDSDFTAIAPQTIDLLASLGVRLIGIDTPSLDPQQSKTMDSHNAVARHGMAILEGIVLDDVPEGDYELIALPLRFAHLDASPVRAILRPLLEHTR is encoded by the coding sequence ATGAACCCAATAAAAACGTGGTGGGATATCAGCCCGCCCTTGAGTGCGGCAACCCCGACCTGGCCGGGCGATACGCCGTTCCAGGAAGAGCGCGTTTGGCAGTTCGGGCCGGAGTGCCCGGTGAATGTGGGGCGTGTGACGCTGTCGCCGCACACCGGCGCCCATGTGGATGCGCCGCTGCATTACAGCGCCGATGGCGCGCCAATTGGCGAGGTGTCGTTGGACGTGTACATGGGCCCGTGCCGAGTGTTGCACTGCCTGGGCAGTGGTGCCCTGGTGCAACCGCATCAACTGCAGGGGCGTGTGGATAACCTGCCCGAACGCGTGCTGCTGCGCACTTATCCACAAGCCCCCCTGACGCAATGGGATTCAGACTTCACCGCCATCGCCCCGCAAACCATTGATCTGCTCGCCAGCCTCGGCGTGCGCCTGATCGGGATCGACACGCCGTCCCTGGACCCGCAACAGTCCAAGACCATGGACTCGCACAACGCCGTGGCGCGCCATGGCATGGCGATCCTCGAAGGCATCGTGCTCGACGACGTACCGGAGGGCGACTACGAACTGATCGCGCTGCCGCTGCGTTTTGCCCACCTGGACGCCAGCCCGGTCCGTGCAATCCTGCGCCCGCTTTTGGAGCACACGCGATGA
- a CDS encoding LysR family transcriptional regulator, with protein sequence MQKNITSLGSLNWDDLKFFLEVARTRKASVAAKRLAVDYTTVSRRISSLEVSLGTLLFEKSRTNGFVLTAEGQRLLGYAESIESTLHMACEQVSGSGVALSGHVRMGCTEGFGSFFVTPQLSHFVDTYPAISVDILPLPHFISLSKREADIVIALERPEHGPYVCCKLCDYKLQLYATQDYLDQHPPIQRPADLAEHPFISYVDDLAFSSELLYLANVVPGASASLRSTSVIAQYVAAQQGRSMAILPCFLAAQDPRLLPVLGEQIALTRQFWMYCREDLRKLKRITLLWDYIREVTEQNQGLLMGETREMRFAD encoded by the coding sequence ATGCAAAAAAACATCACATCGCTGGGCTCCCTGAACTGGGATGACCTGAAGTTTTTTCTCGAAGTGGCCCGCACCCGCAAGGCCAGTGTCGCCGCCAAGCGCCTGGCGGTGGACTACACCACCGTGTCGCGGCGCATCAGCTCGCTGGAGGTGTCGCTCGGCACCCTGCTGTTCGAAAAATCCCGGACCAACGGTTTTGTCCTGACCGCTGAGGGCCAGCGTTTGCTGGGTTACGCCGAATCCATCGAAAGCACCCTGCACATGGCGTGCGAACAAGTCTCCGGCTCCGGCGTGGCATTATCCGGGCATGTGCGCATGGGCTGCACCGAAGGCTTCGGCAGCTTCTTCGTCACCCCGCAACTGAGCCACTTCGTCGACACCTACCCGGCGATCTCGGTGGACATCCTGCCCCTGCCGCACTTCATCAGCCTGTCCAAGCGCGAAGCCGACATCGTCATCGCCCTGGAACGCCCGGAACACGGCCCGTACGTGTGCTGCAAACTGTGCGATTACAAACTGCAGCTGTACGCCACACAGGACTACCTCGACCAACACCCGCCGATCCAACGCCCGGCGGATTTGGCCGAGCATCCGTTTATCAGCTATGTGGATGACCTGGCGTTCAGCTCGGAGTTGCTGTACCTGGCGAACGTAGTACCGGGCGCCAGCGCCAGCCTGCGCAGTACCAGTGTGATTGCGCAGTACGTCGCGGCGCAGCAGGGGCGGTCGATGGCGATATTGCCGTGCTTTTTGGCGGCGCAGGATCCGCGACTGCTGCCGGTGCTGGGGGAGCAGATTGCGCTTACGCGGCAGTTCTGGATGTATTGCCGGGAGGATTTGAGGAAGTTGAAGCGGATTACATTGTTGTGGGATTACATCCGGGAGGTGACGGAGCAGAATCAGGGGTTGTTGATGGGGGAGACGCGGGAGATGCGCTTTGCAGACTGA
- a CDS encoding diguanylate cyclase domain-containing protein, giving the protein MRPAKTRPTLRSVIGRGHMILALVAVALASVSLTLLGVLALRVYAEHNLHLIARSINYTVEAAVVFDDSAAATEALSLIASTEEVAQAEVFDASGKLLAQWVRPNNGMLSRVELELAHALLEQPISQPILHQGQTVGSIHLTGHGGSLLRFLLSGLAGIVICTALSAWVALHLARRLLNGITGPLQSLAAVAHAARSERDFNRRVPPAQIAELDSLGSDFNALLGEMEAWQNHLQSENETLAHQASHDSLTGLPNRAFFEGRLIRALRSAAKVNERVGVLFLDSDRFKDINDNFGHAAGDAVLVAVAERVRAQLREDDLVARLGGDEFAVLLAPLHKIEDAQRIADKINASMDAPIPLPDDTLVLTSLSIGIAIYPDHGATPGTLLNAADAAMYQAKRLSSGGQQTAESERPVVNDQHRS; this is encoded by the coding sequence ATGAGGCCGGCCAAGACGCGACCGACCCTGAGGTCGGTCATCGGCAGAGGGCACATGATCCTGGCCCTGGTGGCGGTGGCGCTGGCCAGTGTGTCCCTGACCCTGCTCGGCGTGCTGGCGCTGCGGGTGTATGCCGAACACAACCTGCACTTGATCGCACGCTCGATCAATTACACCGTGGAAGCGGCCGTGGTGTTCGACGACAGCGCTGCCGCCACTGAGGCCTTGAGCCTGATCGCTTCGACCGAAGAGGTGGCCCAGGCCGAAGTCTTCGATGCCAGTGGCAAGCTGCTGGCGCAATGGGTGCGGCCGAACAACGGGATGTTGTCGCGGGTTGAACTTGAACTGGCGCATGCCTTGCTCGAGCAACCCATCAGCCAGCCGATCCTTCATCAGGGGCAAACGGTCGGCAGTATCCACCTGACCGGTCATGGCGGCAGCCTGTTGCGCTTCTTGCTCAGCGGGTTGGCGGGCATTGTGATCTGCACCGCGCTCAGCGCCTGGGTGGCGCTGCACCTGGCGCGGCGTCTGTTGAACGGCATCACCGGGCCGCTGCAAAGCCTCGCCGCCGTGGCCCACGCCGCCCGCAGCGAACGCGACTTCAACCGCCGCGTGCCCCCGGCCCAGATTGCCGAACTCGACAGCCTGGGCAGCGACTTCAATGCCCTGTTGGGCGAGATGGAGGCCTGGCAAAATCATCTGCAAAGCGAAAACGAAACCCTCGCGCACCAGGCCAGCCACGACAGCCTCACCGGCCTGCCCAACCGTGCATTCTTCGAAGGCCGGTTGATTCGAGCCTTGCGCAGCGCCGCCAAGGTCAACGAACGGGTAGGCGTGCTGTTTCTCGACAGTGATCGTTTCAAGGACATCAACGACAACTTCGGCCACGCCGCCGGCGATGCCGTACTGGTGGCCGTTGCCGAGCGCGTGCGCGCACAGCTGCGCGAAGATGACCTGGTGGCCCGCCTGGGCGGCGACGAATTCGCCGTCCTGCTGGCGCCGCTGCACAAAATCGAAGATGCGCAACGCATCGCCGACAAGATCAATGCCAGCATGGACGCGCCGATCCCACTGCCGGACGACACCCTGGTATTGACCTCGCTGAGTATCGGCATCGCCATTTATCCCGACCATGGCGCCACGCCCGGCACCTTGCTCAACGCCGCCGATGCGGCGATGTACCAGGCCAAACGGCTGTCGTCGGGCGGCCAGCAAACGGCGGAGTCGGAGCGCCCCGTCGTCAACGATCAACACAGGAGTTAA
- the kynA gene encoding tryptophan 2,3-dioxygenase produces the protein MSQCPFSSDYKPADYQSPEEWHNAELNFSESMSYGDYLDLGKVLSAQHPLSPDHNEMLFIIQHQTSELWMKLMLHELKAAREHVRLGELPPAFKMLARVSRIFDQLVHAWAVLATMTPSEYTAIRPFLGQSSGFQSFQYREIEFILGNKSPALLRPHAHRPELLQQLQVAIATPSLYDEAINLMLKAGLAIDPKRAERDPTAATVHDESVEAAWREVYRDPSRYWDLYQLAEKFIDLEDSFRQWRFRHVTTVERIIGFQPGTGGTEGVGYLRKMLDTVLFPELWRVRSTL, from the coding sequence ATGAGCCAGTGTCCCTTCTCCTCAGACTATAAGCCTGCCGATTACCAATCCCCGGAAGAATGGCACAACGCCGAGCTGAACTTCTCCGAGTCCATGAGCTATGGCGACTATCTGGACCTGGGCAAAGTGCTCAGCGCCCAGCATCCGCTGTCGCCGGACCACAACGAAATGCTGTTCATCATCCAGCACCAGACCTCGGAGCTGTGGATGAAACTGATGCTGCACGAACTCAAGGCCGCCCGCGAACATGTGCGCCTGGGCGAGTTGCCGCCGGCGTTCAAGATGCTGGCGCGGGTTTCGCGGATCTTCGATCAATTGGTGCATGCCTGGGCGGTGCTGGCGACCATGACACCGTCGGAATACACGGCGATTCGTCCGTTCCTCGGGCAGTCGTCGGGGTTCCAGTCGTTCCAGTACCGCGAGATTGAGTTCATCCTCGGCAACAAGAGTCCGGCGCTGTTACGGCCCCATGCCCATCGCCCGGAGCTGTTGCAGCAATTGCAGGTGGCGATTGCCACGCCGTCGCTGTATGACGAAGCGATCAACCTGATGCTCAAGGCGGGTCTGGCGATAGATCCGAAACGGGCCGAGCGCGACCCGACGGCGGCAACGGTGCACGATGAGTCGGTAGAAGCGGCCTGGCGCGAGGTGTATCGCGACCCGAGTCGTTACTGGGATTTGTATCAATTGGCCGAGAAGTTTATCGACCTGGAAGATTCATTCCGCCAGTGGCGCTTCCGGCATGTCACCACGGTGGAGCGCATCATCGGCTTCCAACCGGGTACCGGTGGCACCGAAGGCGTGGGGTATTTGCGCAAGATGCTCGACACGGTGCTGTTCCCCGAACTGTGGCGAGTGCGTTCCACCCTCTAA
- a CDS encoding amino acid permease — protein MADDMVNPVGLKRGLKNRHIQLIALGGAIGTGLFLGSAGVLKSAGPSMILGYAIAGFIAFLIMRQLGEMIVEEPVAGSFSHFAHKYWGGYAGFLAGWNYWVLYVLVGMAELTAVGKYIQFWWPQIPTWVSALVFFVAVNLINTLNVKFFGEAEFWFAIIKVVAIVGMIVLGCYLLFSGTGGPQASVSNLWSHGGFFPNGGMGLLMSMAFIMFSFGGLELVGITAAEASEPRKVIPKAINQVVYRILIFYVGALTVLLSLYPWDQLLQTLGASGDPYSGSPFVQIFSLIGNDIAAHILNFVVLTAALSVYNSGVYCNSRMLFGLAEQGDAPKALMKLNKQGVPLRALAISALVTLLCVVVNYVAPQSALELLFALVVASLMINWALISITHIKFRKAMGEQGVTPSFKTFWFPFSNYLCLAFMLMIISVMLAIPGIRESVYAMPVWVGIIYVAYRLRVRNAKVVTAR, from the coding sequence ATGGCGGATGACATGGTAAACCCGGTGGGCCTCAAGCGCGGCCTGAAGAACCGGCACATTCAACTGATCGCGTTGGGAGGGGCGATCGGCACGGGGTTGTTCCTCGGCTCAGCCGGAGTGCTCAAGTCGGCGGGGCCGTCGATGATCCTGGGTTACGCGATAGCCGGTTTCATCGCCTTCCTGATCATGCGCCAGCTCGGCGAGATGATCGTCGAAGAGCCGGTGGCCGGCTCCTTCAGCCACTTTGCGCATAAATACTGGGGCGGCTACGCAGGCTTTCTCGCAGGCTGGAACTACTGGGTGCTCTACGTACTGGTGGGCATGGCCGAACTGACGGCCGTGGGCAAATACATCCAGTTCTGGTGGCCACAAATCCCGACCTGGGTCAGCGCGCTGGTGTTCTTCGTCGCGGTCAACCTGATCAACACCCTGAACGTGAAGTTCTTCGGTGAAGCGGAGTTCTGGTTCGCGATCATCAAGGTGGTGGCGATTGTCGGCATGATCGTGCTCGGCTGCTACCTGCTGTTCAGCGGTACCGGCGGCCCGCAGGCGTCGGTCAGCAACCTGTGGAGCCACGGCGGTTTCTTCCCGAACGGTGGCATGGGGCTGTTGATGTCGATGGCATTCATCATGTTCTCGTTCGGTGGCCTGGAGCTGGTGGGCATCACCGCCGCCGAGGCCAGCGAGCCGCGCAAGGTGATCCCGAAGGCGATCAACCAAGTGGTGTACCGGATCCTGATTTTCTACGTCGGTGCCCTCACCGTGCTGCTGTCGCTGTACCCGTGGGATCAACTGCTGCAAACCCTCGGCGCGTCGGGCGATCCCTACAGCGGCAGTCCGTTCGTGCAGATTTTCTCGCTGATCGGCAATGACATCGCGGCGCACATCCTCAACTTCGTGGTGCTGACCGCGGCGCTGTCGGTGTACAACAGTGGCGTGTACTGCAACAGCCGCATGCTGTTCGGCCTGGCCGAGCAGGGCGACGCGCCCAAGGCGCTGATGAAGCTCAACAAGCAAGGCGTGCCATTGCGGGCGCTGGCGATTTCGGCGCTGGTGACCCTGCTGTGCGTGGTGGTCAACTACGTCGCGCCGCAGAGTGCCCTGGAATTGCTGTTTGCATTGGTGGTTGCCTCGCTGATGATCAACTGGGCGCTGATCAGCATCACCCACATCAAGTTCCGCAAGGCCATGGGCGAGCAAGGCGTGACGCCGTCGTTCAAAACCTTCTGGTTCCCGTTCAGCAACTACCTGTGCCTGGCGTTCATGCTGATGATCATCAGCGTGATGCTGGCGATTCCGGGAATTCGTGAGTCGGTGTATGCGATGCCGGTGTGGGTGGGGATTATTTATGTGGCGTATCGGTTGCGAGTCCGAAACGCGAAGGTCGTGACAGCGCGGTAA
- a CDS encoding cupin domain-containing protein, with amino-acid sequence MSKPITVLRDTHPLPVLDACKWEKLEGDPHTVNLNAYTSEDGSKIMGTWICTPGKWYVDYVKWEYCHFQEGYCIITPEGMAPIHLRAGDIFVVEPGMKGTWEVVETVRKYFVFA; translated from the coding sequence ATGTCCAAGCCCATCACCGTTCTGCGCGACACCCACCCCTTGCCGGTCCTGGATGCCTGCAAATGGGAAAAGCTCGAAGGCGACCCGCACACCGTCAACCTCAACGCCTACACCAGCGAAGACGGCAGCAAGATCATGGGCACCTGGATCTGCACGCCGGGCAAGTGGTACGTGGACTACGTGAAATGGGAGTACTGCCACTTCCAGGAAGGCTATTGCATCATCACGCCGGAAGGCATGGCGCCGATTCACCTGCGGGCTGGGGATATCTTTGTGGTGGAGCCGGGGATGAAGGGGACGTGGGAGGTGGTGGAGACGGTGCGTAAGTATTTTGTGTTTGCTTGA